A DNA window from Malus domestica chromosome 12, GDT2T_hap1 contains the following coding sequences:
- the LOC103450791 gene encoding mediator of RNA polymerase II transcription subunit 33A-like isoform X1: MPLPLHFAQLIAVGQKQNLDALNFHGGQVEALDAVGKAKERVGSSRLVGSIGMGSELQRRVAELVSAGKQRGTESPVEWAVKVGKWVEAAPSIELGEVLVSQLCFQHNRPSLWKFLDIALSSGLLSPPHVLSILSSSVIPNRWSQPEAYRLYLELLRRYAFSFGPLSGHVSKEKIMESIDVALDLSQTYKVRVVEFGHALVLFFFSVISCLIGSTLDDWGFKMTSRKRPRSDFGGADYSDMEIDSRESKNFKIKEHHQRIRKMNSFLAIEVLAKLTESRKALVLLRLVHLNMPEIFNGLLKRLRFLEGRQLASSDLSSAVEPLARLSANIQRVSGFKYQLNKHKLIGVLLDSGSQKPVFHCNPGFGHSTCWVRFDIYMENAMDGKQLSIKSVVDILAEGIMTLQVFNQASWQETFLALWLSALRLVQRERDPLEGPIPHLESRLCVLLSIVPLAIANVLKDETKLDSSSIQGDTVSGNTENGYGHQMDGKANTSRKQGLISSLQVLGNFSGLLCPPSSVVDSANIAATKAARFVHNSKNEKDTSGAGSGGDVCIKAGGDMRHLIVEACIARNLIDTSAYYWPSYVSASTMSPSDTLPIQKSPWSTFMEGEPLRDSVINSLITTPASSLEEIEKLYHVALNGSEEEKSAAAKILCGASLRSGWNIQEHVVHFVVKLLSPPVPPNYTGPRSHLTDYMSMLSALLFGASYIDTVHILSLHGKVPEVAASLIPLCEVFGSLKPTSNNKSSMGDESSIYMVFSLAFLFLLRLWKFYRPPLEQYITDRGGPVGGVLTLEYLLLLRNGHIAPAWNETNGSGDQLESSSMEPMYIDSYPKLQAWYRQNKSCMTSTLTSLSSGNSVHEVANKILSMIYWKITRSGAPPSNSSGPSSASISGSPADTGEDSCQRPMLPAWEVLEAIPFVLDAILTACAHGRLSSRDLTTGLRDLVEFLPASLAAIISYFSAEVTRGIWKPVPMNGIDWPSPAVILQSVESEIKEILGAVGVNVPSCTSGISTAMLPLPLAALVSLTITFKLEKSFEYIHAVAGLALENCASGCCWPSMPIVGCLWAQKVRRWHNFIVVSTSRSVFRQNKDAVAQLLRSCFSSFLGTPHASTSSLSSQSNVNGLLGFTIADINARPSVAPGFLYLRSCRTIHVAQLVNDVIVGLVAEYAVKLATRCARTDSPRLNSSQVSQCLAIAKTKEVASLGASLLCVTGGVQLVQELYRETIPNWLLSSKDERLGEANAVSHVMEGYAMAYLVILSGSIEWGIGDNLPSWALSRRVRVVGIHMDFLAGALEGNISLGCHPATWKAYVSCLVGLMVNFAPVWIREVKVETLRKLAGGLRGWHECELALSLLERGGASAVGSAAELVVNVLD, translated from the exons ATGCCATTACCTTTGCATTTTGCTCAGTTAATTGCAGTTGGGCAAAAACAAAATCTCGATGCTCTCAATTTTCATGGCGGGCAGGTTGAAGCGTTGGATGCAGTAGGCAAAGCAAAAGAGAGAGTTGGTAGCAGTAGATTG GTGGGGTCCATTGGAATGGGGAGTGAACTGCAGCGGCGGGTGGCGGAGCTGGTGTCGGCGGGGAAGCAGAGGGGAACGGAGAGCCCGGTGGAGTGGGCGGTGAAAGTGGGGAAATGGGTCGAGGCAGCTCCGAGCATTGAGTTGGGGGAAGTGTTGGTATCCCAACTCTGCTTCCAACACAACCGACCTTCCCTTTGGAAGTTTCTTGACATTGCTCTCTCCTCCGGCCTCCTCTCCCCTCCCCATGTCCTCTCCATTTTGTCTTCCAG TGTGATTCCCAATAGATGGTCTCAACCAGAAGCTTATAGACTCTATCTTGAACTCCTGAGAAGAtatgcattttcatttggtcCACTTTCTGGTCATGTTTCCAAAGAAAA GATAATGGAATCCATTGATGTTGCCCTTGACCTTTCTCAGACTTATAAGGTTCGTGTTGTGGAGTTTGGACATGCATTGGTCTTGTTCTTTTTCAGTGTAATCAGTTGCTTGATTGGCAGTACGTTGGATGATTGGGGATTCAAAATGACATCCCGAAAGAGGCCAAGATCAGATTTTGGAGGTGCAGACTACAGTGATATGGAAATTGATTCCAGGGAAAGTAAGAATTTCAAAATTAAAGAACATCATCAACGGATAAGGAAAATGAATTCTTTTTTGGCCATAGAGGTGCTGGCGAAACTAACTGAAAGCAGAAAAGCTTTGGTTCTGCTTCGACTTGTTCACTTGAATAT GCCTGAAATATTCAATGGCCTCCTGAAGAGGCTACGATTTCTTGAAGGACGTCAACTTGCGTCCTCAGATTTGAGTTCTGCAGTGGAACCGCTGGCAAGATTATCTGCCAACATTCAAAGAGTCTCAGGTTTTAAATACCAGTTAAATAAGCACAAGCTCATTGGGGTGCTTCTTGATAGTGGGTCTCAGAAGCCAGTATTCCACTGCAACCCAGGATTTGGTCATTCCACTTGTTGGGTTCGTTTCGATATATACATGGAAAATGCAATGGATGGAAAGCAACTTTCTATTAAATCAGTCGTTGATATACTTGCAG AAGGAATCATGACGCTGCAAGTATTTAACCAGGCAAGCTGGCAAGAAACCTTCCTAGCACTCTGGCTCTCAGCTCTTCGACTTGTGCAACGA GAACGTGACCCTCTTGAAGGCCCTATTCCGCATCTTGAGTCCCGTCTTTGTGTTCTTCTGTCTATTGTCCCCTTGGCCATTGCTAACGTTTTGAAGGATGAGACCAAGTTGGATTCCTCTTCTATTCAGGGAGATACTGTGTCTGGGAACACGGAGAATGGATATGGACACCAAATGGATGGTAAAGCTAATACTTCAAGGAAACAGGGCCTGATTTCATCTCTCCAGGTCCTTGGAAATTTCTCTGGCCTCTTATGCCCTCCTTCATCGGTCGTGGATTCAGCTAATATTGCAGCAACAAAAGCAGCTCGCTTTGTACATAATTCCAAGAATGAAAAGGATACATCAGGTGCAGGCAGTGGTGGTGACGTCTGTATCAAAGCAG GTGGTGACATGAGGCACCTTATTGTGGAAGCTTGCATTGCAAGAAATTTAATTGACACATCAGCATATTATTGGCCCAGTTATGTGTCTGCATCCACGATGTCACCGTCAGACACATTACCAATTCAAAAATCCCCTTGGTCAACATTCATGGAAGGAGAACCACTGAGGGATTCCGTAATAAACTCCCTTATCACGACACCAGCTTCAAG TTTAGAAGAGATAGAGAAGTTATATCATGTTGCACTAAATGGGTCTGAGGAGGAGAAGTCAGCTGCTGCAAAGATCCTATGTGGTGCATCTCTCAGAAGTGGATGGAACATTCAG GAACATGTTGTGCACTTTGTGGTGAAGCTTCTTTCTCCTCCCGTACCTCCCAattatactggaccaagaagtCACTTAACTGATTATATGTCAATGCTGAGTGCCCTCCTTTTCGGAGCTTCCTATATTGATACAGTTCACATTCTTTCTTTGCATGGTAAG GTCCCTGAAGTTGCAGCTTCTTTAATCCCGCTTTGTGAGGTCTTTGGATCACTTAAGCCTACATCAAATAACAAATCAAGCATGGGTGATGAGTCCTCCATTTACATGGTCTTTTCTTTGGCATTTCTTTTTCTACTTCGGTTATGGAAATTTTATAGACCACCTCTCGAGCAATACATTACGGACAGGGGAGGACCAGTTGGAGGTGTGCTGACGTTGGAGTATCTTTTGTTATTGCGCAATGGCCACATTGCACCTGCCTGGAATGAGACGAACGGCAGTGGGGATCAGCTTGAATCATCATCTATGGAACCTATGTACATTGATTCTTATCCAAAATTACAAGCCTGGTACCGTCAAAACAAATCTTGTATGACTTCAACACTTACCAGTCTCTCTAGTGGAAATTCTGTCCATGAAGTTGCTAATAAGATATTAAGTATGATTTACTGGAAAATAACTAGAAGTGGGGCCCCACCAAGTAACTCTTCTGGACCATCAAGCGCCAGTATTAGTGGCTCCCCTGCAGATACTGGAGAAGATTCGTGTCAGAGACCAATGCTTCCCGCTTGGGAGGTATTGGAAGCCATTCCTTTTGTCCTTGATGCCATTTTAACTGCTTGTGCCCATGGCAGGCTTTCATCCCGGGACCTGACAACAG GCCTGAGAGACCTCGTTGAGTTTCTGCCCGCTTCTCTTGCTGCCATTATTAGTTACTTCTCTGCAGAAGTTACTCGTGGTATATGGAAACCCGTGCCTATGAATGGAATAGACTGGCCTAGTCCAGCAGTGATTCTTCAGTCAGTTGAGtctgaaataaaagaaatactCGGTGCTGTTGGTGTCAATGTTCCGAGCTGTACCTCTG GGATTTCAACCGCAATGCTCCCACTTCCACTGGCTGCTCTTGTGAGTTTAACCATTACTTTTAAACTCGAGAAGAGCTTTGAATACATCCATGCTGTTGCTGGGCTGGCCTTGGAGAACTGTGCATCAGGTTGTTGTTGGCCTAGCATGCCTATTGTAGGCTGTTTGTGGGCTCAAAAGGTCCGCCGCTGGCATAATTTCATTGTTGTATCAACTTCTCGCTCCGTATTTAGACAAAACAAAGATGCTGTTGCACAGCTTCTGAGAAGTTGCTTCTCCTCATTTCTTGGCACGCCCCATGCTTCAACCTCTTCGTTGTCCAGTCAAAGCAATGTGAATGGTCTGTTGGGTTTTACCATCGCAGATATTAATGCTCGTCCTTCCGTGGCACCTGGGTTTCTATACCTGCGCTCTTGCCGGACAATACACGTTGCCCAACTTGTGAATGATGTGATTGTAGGACTAGTGGCAGAGTATGCTGTGAAATTAGCCACCAGATGTGCAAGAACGGACTCCCCTCGCTTGAATTCTAGTCAGGTATCACAGTGCCTAGCCATTGCAAAGACAAAGGAAGTGGCCTCACTTGGTGCAAGTCTCTTGTGCGTCACAGGCGGAGTCCAGCTGGTTCAAGAACTGTACCGGGAAACCATCCCAAACTGGTTGCTCTCGTCAAAGGATGAGAGACTCGGGGAGGCAAACGCTGTGTCCCATGTAATGGAGGGGTATGCGATGGCATATCTGGTGATTCTGTCAGGCTCAATCGAATGGGGCATCGGAGACAACTTGCCATCATGGGCACTCTCAAGACGAGTGAGGGTTGTCGGGATCCACATGGACTTTCTGGCAGGGGCATTGGAGGGGAACATATCGCTTGGTTGTCATCCAGCTACTTGGAAAGCTTATGTTTCTTGCTTGGTGGGTTTGATGGTGAACTTTGCTCCGGTGTGGATACGAGAAGTGAAGGTGGAGACGTTGAGGAAATTGGCCGGCGGACTGAGAGGGTGGCACGAATGTGAACTGGCCCTTTCGCTTCTCGAAAGAGGCGGGGCTTCGGCCGTCGGATCTGCCGCCGAATTAGTAGTAAATGTACTGGACTGA
- the LOC103450791 gene encoding mediator of RNA polymerase II transcription subunit 33A-like isoform X2: MGSELQRRVAELVSAGKQRGTESPVEWAVKVGKWVEAAPSIELGEVLVSQLCFQHNRPSLWKFLDIALSSGLLSPPHVLSILSSSVIPNRWSQPEAYRLYLELLRRYAFSFGPLSGHVSKEKIMESIDVALDLSQTYKVRVVEFGHALVLFFFSVISCLIGSTLDDWGFKMTSRKRPRSDFGGADYSDMEIDSRESKNFKIKEHHQRIRKMNSFLAIEVLAKLTESRKALVLLRLVHLNMPEIFNGLLKRLRFLEGRQLASSDLSSAVEPLARLSANIQRVSGFKYQLNKHKLIGVLLDSGSQKPVFHCNPGFGHSTCWVRFDIYMENAMDGKQLSIKSVVDILAEGIMTLQVFNQASWQETFLALWLSALRLVQRERDPLEGPIPHLESRLCVLLSIVPLAIANVLKDETKLDSSSIQGDTVSGNTENGYGHQMDGKANTSRKQGLISSLQVLGNFSGLLCPPSSVVDSANIAATKAARFVHNSKNEKDTSGAGSGGDVCIKAGGDMRHLIVEACIARNLIDTSAYYWPSYVSASTMSPSDTLPIQKSPWSTFMEGEPLRDSVINSLITTPASSLEEIEKLYHVALNGSEEEKSAAAKILCGASLRSGWNIQEHVVHFVVKLLSPPVPPNYTGPRSHLTDYMSMLSALLFGASYIDTVHILSLHGKVPEVAASLIPLCEVFGSLKPTSNNKSSMGDESSIYMVFSLAFLFLLRLWKFYRPPLEQYITDRGGPVGGVLTLEYLLLLRNGHIAPAWNETNGSGDQLESSSMEPMYIDSYPKLQAWYRQNKSCMTSTLTSLSSGNSVHEVANKILSMIYWKITRSGAPPSNSSGPSSASISGSPADTGEDSCQRPMLPAWEVLEAIPFVLDAILTACAHGRLSSRDLTTGLRDLVEFLPASLAAIISYFSAEVTRGIWKPVPMNGIDWPSPAVILQSVESEIKEILGAVGVNVPSCTSGISTAMLPLPLAALVSLTITFKLEKSFEYIHAVAGLALENCASGCCWPSMPIVGCLWAQKVRRWHNFIVVSTSRSVFRQNKDAVAQLLRSCFSSFLGTPHASTSSLSSQSNVNGLLGFTIADINARPSVAPGFLYLRSCRTIHVAQLVNDVIVGLVAEYAVKLATRCARTDSPRLNSSQVSQCLAIAKTKEVASLGASLLCVTGGVQLVQELYRETIPNWLLSSKDERLGEANAVSHVMEGYAMAYLVILSGSIEWGIGDNLPSWALSRRVRVVGIHMDFLAGALEGNISLGCHPATWKAYVSCLVGLMVNFAPVWIREVKVETLRKLAGGLRGWHECELALSLLERGGASAVGSAAELVVNVLD, translated from the exons ATGGGGAGTGAACTGCAGCGGCGGGTGGCGGAGCTGGTGTCGGCGGGGAAGCAGAGGGGAACGGAGAGCCCGGTGGAGTGGGCGGTGAAAGTGGGGAAATGGGTCGAGGCAGCTCCGAGCATTGAGTTGGGGGAAGTGTTGGTATCCCAACTCTGCTTCCAACACAACCGACCTTCCCTTTGGAAGTTTCTTGACATTGCTCTCTCCTCCGGCCTCCTCTCCCCTCCCCATGTCCTCTCCATTTTGTCTTCCAG TGTGATTCCCAATAGATGGTCTCAACCAGAAGCTTATAGACTCTATCTTGAACTCCTGAGAAGAtatgcattttcatttggtcCACTTTCTGGTCATGTTTCCAAAGAAAA GATAATGGAATCCATTGATGTTGCCCTTGACCTTTCTCAGACTTATAAGGTTCGTGTTGTGGAGTTTGGACATGCATTGGTCTTGTTCTTTTTCAGTGTAATCAGTTGCTTGATTGGCAGTACGTTGGATGATTGGGGATTCAAAATGACATCCCGAAAGAGGCCAAGATCAGATTTTGGAGGTGCAGACTACAGTGATATGGAAATTGATTCCAGGGAAAGTAAGAATTTCAAAATTAAAGAACATCATCAACGGATAAGGAAAATGAATTCTTTTTTGGCCATAGAGGTGCTGGCGAAACTAACTGAAAGCAGAAAAGCTTTGGTTCTGCTTCGACTTGTTCACTTGAATAT GCCTGAAATATTCAATGGCCTCCTGAAGAGGCTACGATTTCTTGAAGGACGTCAACTTGCGTCCTCAGATTTGAGTTCTGCAGTGGAACCGCTGGCAAGATTATCTGCCAACATTCAAAGAGTCTCAGGTTTTAAATACCAGTTAAATAAGCACAAGCTCATTGGGGTGCTTCTTGATAGTGGGTCTCAGAAGCCAGTATTCCACTGCAACCCAGGATTTGGTCATTCCACTTGTTGGGTTCGTTTCGATATATACATGGAAAATGCAATGGATGGAAAGCAACTTTCTATTAAATCAGTCGTTGATATACTTGCAG AAGGAATCATGACGCTGCAAGTATTTAACCAGGCAAGCTGGCAAGAAACCTTCCTAGCACTCTGGCTCTCAGCTCTTCGACTTGTGCAACGA GAACGTGACCCTCTTGAAGGCCCTATTCCGCATCTTGAGTCCCGTCTTTGTGTTCTTCTGTCTATTGTCCCCTTGGCCATTGCTAACGTTTTGAAGGATGAGACCAAGTTGGATTCCTCTTCTATTCAGGGAGATACTGTGTCTGGGAACACGGAGAATGGATATGGACACCAAATGGATGGTAAAGCTAATACTTCAAGGAAACAGGGCCTGATTTCATCTCTCCAGGTCCTTGGAAATTTCTCTGGCCTCTTATGCCCTCCTTCATCGGTCGTGGATTCAGCTAATATTGCAGCAACAAAAGCAGCTCGCTTTGTACATAATTCCAAGAATGAAAAGGATACATCAGGTGCAGGCAGTGGTGGTGACGTCTGTATCAAAGCAG GTGGTGACATGAGGCACCTTATTGTGGAAGCTTGCATTGCAAGAAATTTAATTGACACATCAGCATATTATTGGCCCAGTTATGTGTCTGCATCCACGATGTCACCGTCAGACACATTACCAATTCAAAAATCCCCTTGGTCAACATTCATGGAAGGAGAACCACTGAGGGATTCCGTAATAAACTCCCTTATCACGACACCAGCTTCAAG TTTAGAAGAGATAGAGAAGTTATATCATGTTGCACTAAATGGGTCTGAGGAGGAGAAGTCAGCTGCTGCAAAGATCCTATGTGGTGCATCTCTCAGAAGTGGATGGAACATTCAG GAACATGTTGTGCACTTTGTGGTGAAGCTTCTTTCTCCTCCCGTACCTCCCAattatactggaccaagaagtCACTTAACTGATTATATGTCAATGCTGAGTGCCCTCCTTTTCGGAGCTTCCTATATTGATACAGTTCACATTCTTTCTTTGCATGGTAAG GTCCCTGAAGTTGCAGCTTCTTTAATCCCGCTTTGTGAGGTCTTTGGATCACTTAAGCCTACATCAAATAACAAATCAAGCATGGGTGATGAGTCCTCCATTTACATGGTCTTTTCTTTGGCATTTCTTTTTCTACTTCGGTTATGGAAATTTTATAGACCACCTCTCGAGCAATACATTACGGACAGGGGAGGACCAGTTGGAGGTGTGCTGACGTTGGAGTATCTTTTGTTATTGCGCAATGGCCACATTGCACCTGCCTGGAATGAGACGAACGGCAGTGGGGATCAGCTTGAATCATCATCTATGGAACCTATGTACATTGATTCTTATCCAAAATTACAAGCCTGGTACCGTCAAAACAAATCTTGTATGACTTCAACACTTACCAGTCTCTCTAGTGGAAATTCTGTCCATGAAGTTGCTAATAAGATATTAAGTATGATTTACTGGAAAATAACTAGAAGTGGGGCCCCACCAAGTAACTCTTCTGGACCATCAAGCGCCAGTATTAGTGGCTCCCCTGCAGATACTGGAGAAGATTCGTGTCAGAGACCAATGCTTCCCGCTTGGGAGGTATTGGAAGCCATTCCTTTTGTCCTTGATGCCATTTTAACTGCTTGTGCCCATGGCAGGCTTTCATCCCGGGACCTGACAACAG GCCTGAGAGACCTCGTTGAGTTTCTGCCCGCTTCTCTTGCTGCCATTATTAGTTACTTCTCTGCAGAAGTTACTCGTGGTATATGGAAACCCGTGCCTATGAATGGAATAGACTGGCCTAGTCCAGCAGTGATTCTTCAGTCAGTTGAGtctgaaataaaagaaatactCGGTGCTGTTGGTGTCAATGTTCCGAGCTGTACCTCTG GGATTTCAACCGCAATGCTCCCACTTCCACTGGCTGCTCTTGTGAGTTTAACCATTACTTTTAAACTCGAGAAGAGCTTTGAATACATCCATGCTGTTGCTGGGCTGGCCTTGGAGAACTGTGCATCAGGTTGTTGTTGGCCTAGCATGCCTATTGTAGGCTGTTTGTGGGCTCAAAAGGTCCGCCGCTGGCATAATTTCATTGTTGTATCAACTTCTCGCTCCGTATTTAGACAAAACAAAGATGCTGTTGCACAGCTTCTGAGAAGTTGCTTCTCCTCATTTCTTGGCACGCCCCATGCTTCAACCTCTTCGTTGTCCAGTCAAAGCAATGTGAATGGTCTGTTGGGTTTTACCATCGCAGATATTAATGCTCGTCCTTCCGTGGCACCTGGGTTTCTATACCTGCGCTCTTGCCGGACAATACACGTTGCCCAACTTGTGAATGATGTGATTGTAGGACTAGTGGCAGAGTATGCTGTGAAATTAGCCACCAGATGTGCAAGAACGGACTCCCCTCGCTTGAATTCTAGTCAGGTATCACAGTGCCTAGCCATTGCAAAGACAAAGGAAGTGGCCTCACTTGGTGCAAGTCTCTTGTGCGTCACAGGCGGAGTCCAGCTGGTTCAAGAACTGTACCGGGAAACCATCCCAAACTGGTTGCTCTCGTCAAAGGATGAGAGACTCGGGGAGGCAAACGCTGTGTCCCATGTAATGGAGGGGTATGCGATGGCATATCTGGTGATTCTGTCAGGCTCAATCGAATGGGGCATCGGAGACAACTTGCCATCATGGGCACTCTCAAGACGAGTGAGGGTTGTCGGGATCCACATGGACTTTCTGGCAGGGGCATTGGAGGGGAACATATCGCTTGGTTGTCATCCAGCTACTTGGAAAGCTTATGTTTCTTGCTTGGTGGGTTTGATGGTGAACTTTGCTCCGGTGTGGATACGAGAAGTGAAGGTGGAGACGTTGAGGAAATTGGCCGGCGGACTGAGAGGGTGGCACGAATGTGAACTGGCCCTTTCGCTTCTCGAAAGAGGCGGGGCTTCGGCCGTCGGATCTGCCGCCGAATTAGTAGTAAATGTACTGGACTGA